Proteins encoded within one genomic window of Setaria italica strain Yugu1 chromosome IV, Setaria_italica_v2.0, whole genome shotgun sequence:
- the LOC101781198 gene encoding binding partner of ACD11 1 gives MATAAEVPVSAPVRTVKVTNVSLSATVQDIKEFFSFSGDIEHVEMQSGDEWSQVAYVTFKDAQGAETALLLSGATIVDLSVIIAPAPEYQPPPTASAPPMSGTRVPVGADNNVVHKAEDVVSTMLAKGFVLGKDAVGKAKAFDEKHGFTSTAGAKVASIDKKIGLSEKITTGTSMVSEKVKEMDQKFQVSDKTKSAFAAAEQKVNSAGSAIMKNRYVFTGASWVTNAFNKVAKAATDVGTMTKEKMAAEEQHKGSGASSGGHSYTPIQ, from the exons atggcgacggcggcggaggtccCAGTGTCAGCGCCG GTGAGGACAGTGAAGGTCACCAATGTCTCACTTAGTGCAACTGTACAAGATATTAAGGagttcttttccttttcaggAGATATTGAACATGTGGAGATGCAAAG TGGTGATGAGTGGTCTCAAGTTGCATATGTGACTTTCAAAGATGCACAAGGTGCAGAAACTGCACTTCTTCTTTCG GGTGCCACAATAGTTGATCTTTCTGTCATCATTGCACCTGCTCCAGAATATCAGCCACCTCCTACTGCCTCAGCCCCACCGATG AGTGGAACCAGAGTTCCAGTTGGTGCAGACAACAACGTTGTCCACAAGGCTGAGGATGTTGTCAGCACTATGCTTGCTAAGGGTTTCGTCCTAGGCAAAGACGCCGTTGGCAAGGCCAAAGCATTCGACGAGAAGCATGGCTTCACATCCACAGCTGGTGCCAAGGTGGCCTCCATTGACAAGAAAATTGGCCTGAGTGAGAAGATCACCACGGGCACTTCCATGGTGAGCGAGAAGGTCAAGGAGATGGACCAGAAGTTCCAGGTGTCAGACAAGACCAAATCCGCGTTTGCCGCTGCAGAGCAGAAGGTGAACAGCGCCGGGTCAGCCATCATGAAGAACAGGTATGTCTTCACTGGTGCGTCGTGGGTCACCAACGCGTTCAACAAGGTCGCCAAGGCTGCCACAGATGTTGGGACAATGACCAAGGAGAAGATGGCCGCCGAGGAGCAGCACAAGGGCTCTGGCGCTTCTTCTGGGGGCCACTCGTATACACCCATCCAATGA
- the LOC101782002 gene encoding B3 domain-containing protein Os06g0112300 isoform X1 → MLEEKFALAEQEQSYRLSCKTGGTMETPGFPSTSKQQPDPDGSTKFKIEAGGIKPKVEPCEEEEEHLPPLPPPVSDDDWEVTPLSGEHPFFTTVLSKSQVQKQFQLVIPARLHRHLPEARVPATLLCRGRSWAASYCGDLKCKKIDAAWRDFAVDNGLRVGDACVFELVTPAAGDGEEVVFRVQVLRGDLPEEITSKGATSDEPLVIVD, encoded by the exons ATGCTTGAGGAGAAGTTTGCCTTGGCAGAGCAGGAGCAGAGCTATCGCCTATCCTGTAAAACGGGAGGCACG ATGGAGACCCCTGGCTTCCCATCGACATCGAAGCAGCAGCCGGATCCGGATGGCTCCACCAAGTTCAAGATTGAGGCCGGCGGCATCAAGCCCAAGGTGGAGCCctgcgaggaagaggaggagcactTGCCGCCGTTGCCACCGCCGGTGTCCGACGATGACTGGGAGGTCACCCCGCTCTCCGGCGAACACCCCTTCTTCACCACCGTCTTGTCCAAGAGTCAGGTCCAGAAGCAGTTCCAGCTG GTCATCCCGGCTCGCCTGCACCGCCACCTCCCGGAGGCGCGAGTCCCGGCGACGCTCCTCTGCCGCGGCCGGTCGTGGGCGGCGAGCTACTGCGGCGACCTCAAGTGCAAGAAGATCGACGCGGCGTGGAGGGACTTCGCCGTCGACAACGGGCTGCGCGTCGGGGACGCCTGCGTCTTCGAGCTCGTCACGCCCGCtgccggcgacggggaggaggtggtgttCCGGGTACAGGTGCTCCGCGGCGACCTGCCGGAGGAGATCACCTCCAAGGGCGCCACCTCCGACGAGCCCCTCGTCATCGTCGACTAA
- the LOC101782002 gene encoding B3 domain-containing protein Os06g0112300 isoform X2, whose protein sequence is MMVWKSKGHEPKQDPLRLLPAQMETPGFPSTSKQQPDPDGSTKFKIEAGGIKPKVEPCEEEEEHLPPLPPPVSDDDWEVTPLSGEHPFFTTVLSKSQVQKQFQLVIPARLHRHLPEARVPATLLCRGRSWAASYCGDLKCKKIDAAWRDFAVDNGLRVGDACVFELVTPAAGDGEEVVFRVQVLRGDLPEEITSKGATSDEPLVIVD, encoded by the exons ATGATGGTCTGGAAGTCCAAGGGCCATGAACCCAAGCAAGACCCTCTTCGCCTTCTCCCTGCTCAG ATGGAGACCCCTGGCTTCCCATCGACATCGAAGCAGCAGCCGGATCCGGATGGCTCCACCAAGTTCAAGATTGAGGCCGGCGGCATCAAGCCCAAGGTGGAGCCctgcgaggaagaggaggagcactTGCCGCCGTTGCCACCGCCGGTGTCCGACGATGACTGGGAGGTCACCCCGCTCTCCGGCGAACACCCCTTCTTCACCACCGTCTTGTCCAAGAGTCAGGTCCAGAAGCAGTTCCAGCTG GTCATCCCGGCTCGCCTGCACCGCCACCTCCCGGAGGCGCGAGTCCCGGCGACGCTCCTCTGCCGCGGCCGGTCGTGGGCGGCGAGCTACTGCGGCGACCTCAAGTGCAAGAAGATCGACGCGGCGTGGAGGGACTTCGCCGTCGACAACGGGCTGCGCGTCGGGGACGCCTGCGTCTTCGAGCTCGTCACGCCCGCtgccggcgacggggaggaggtggtgttCCGGGTACAGGTGCTCCGCGGCGACCTGCCGGAGGAGATCACCTCCAAGGGCGCCACCTCCGACGAGCCCCTCGTCATCGTCGACTAA
- the LOC101782002 gene encoding B3 domain-containing protein Os06g0112300 isoform X3: protein MLEEKFALAEQEQSYRLSCKTGGTMETPGFPSTSKQQPDPDGSTKFKIEAGGIKPKVEPCEEEEEHLPPLPPPVSDDDWEVTPLSGEHPFFTTVLSKSQVIPARLHRHLPEARVPATLLCRGRSWAASYCGDLKCKKIDAAWRDFAVDNGLRVGDACVFELVTPAAGDGEEVVFRVQVLRGDLPEEITSKGATSDEPLVIVD from the exons ATGCTTGAGGAGAAGTTTGCCTTGGCAGAGCAGGAGCAGAGCTATCGCCTATCCTGTAAAACGGGAGGCACG ATGGAGACCCCTGGCTTCCCATCGACATCGAAGCAGCAGCCGGATCCGGATGGCTCCACCAAGTTCAAGATTGAGGCCGGCGGCATCAAGCCCAAGGTGGAGCCctgcgaggaagaggaggagcactTGCCGCCGTTGCCACCGCCGGTGTCCGACGATGACTGGGAGGTCACCCCGCTCTCCGGCGAACACCCCTTCTTCACCACCGTCTTGTCCAAGAGTCAG GTCATCCCGGCTCGCCTGCACCGCCACCTCCCGGAGGCGCGAGTCCCGGCGACGCTCCTCTGCCGCGGCCGGTCGTGGGCGGCGAGCTACTGCGGCGACCTCAAGTGCAAGAAGATCGACGCGGCGTGGAGGGACTTCGCCGTCGACAACGGGCTGCGCGTCGGGGACGCCTGCGTCTTCGAGCTCGTCACGCCCGCtgccggcgacggggaggaggtggtgttCCGGGTACAGGTGCTCCGCGGCGACCTGCCGGAGGAGATCACCTCCAAGGGCGCCACCTCCGACGAGCCCCTCGTCATCGTCGACTAA
- the LOC101781591 gene encoding 5'-methylthioadenosine/S-adenosylhomocysteine nucleosidase 2, with translation MSESPPLPHRDEPTPSKSRHDSPPKSSPLSTALPLRHVYTRRRGHYHRSQVNQGEDMGPDKEERQPTGGGASQAARSSVGPDSTPPADQPIISEMDTGSPLWRLSLGTGSSPTCQRRPASPPRTIRLLGFELPAMAPPPPSEQPDAPAAGAGAISKVLIVMAMETEATPLVNKFRLVEAPAHESIFPKGATWTRFYGNYKDLHLDLVMPGKDVVFGVDSVGTVSASLVAYASIQALKPDLIINAGTAGGFKTKGASVGDVFLASDVAFHDRRIPIPVFDMYGVGARKTFAAPNILKELNFKLGKLSTGDSLDMSPQDEEMILKNDATVKDMEGAAVAYVADIFSTPAIFVKAVTDIVDGEKPTAEEFLQNLISVTAALDVAVTKMIDFISGKRITDL, from the exons ATGTCGGAATCGCCACCGCTTCCCCACCGCGACGAACCGACTCCGTCGAAGTCTCGTCATGACTCCCCACCCAAGTCCAGCCCTCTCAGCACCGCTCTCCCCCTCCGCCATGTCTacacccgccgccgcggccactaTCACAGATCTCAAGTAAACCAAG GAGAAGACATGGGTCCAGACAAGGAGGAGCGTCAGCCgactggcggcggcgccagtcaGGCCGCCCGCAGCAGCGTTGGACCCGACTCGACCCCACCGGCCGACCAGCCTATAATAAGTGAAATGGACACCGGCTCGCCGCTGTGGCGCCTCTCGCTTGGAACCGGCTCGAGCCCCACCTGTCAGCGACgacccgcctcgccgccgcgcacaATCCGTCTGCTAGGGTTCGAgctgccggccatggcgccgccgccgccatccgaaCAGCCGGATGCCCCCGCTGCCGGAGCCGGCGCCATCTCCAAGGTCCTCATCGTCATGG CGATGGAGACGGAGGCGACGCCGCTCGTCAACAAGTTCAGGCTCGTCGAGGCGCCCGCCCACGAATCCAT ATTTCCTAAAGGTGCTACATGGACTAGGTTCTATGGAAACTACAAAGACCTCCACCTTGACCTTGTGATGCCTGGAAAGGATGTTGTTTTTG GAGTTGACAGTGTTGGTACTGTATCGGCATCTCTTGTGGCTTATGCTTCCATTCAAGCATTGAAGCCAGACCTTATCATTAATGCTGGCACTGCTGGTGGCTTCAAG ACCAAAGGAGCAAGTGTTGGAGATGTCTTCCTAGCTTCAGATGTGGCATTCCATGACAGGAGGATACCGATACCT GTTTTTGACATGTATGGAGTTGGAGCACGGAAAACTTTTGCAGCCCCTAATATCTTGAAGGAACTCAATTTCAAG CTTGGCAAGTTGTCGACTGGTGATTCTCTTGATATGTCTCCCCAGGATGAGGAGATGATACTGAAGAAtgatgctacagtcaaggatatGGAG GGAGCAGCAGTGGCGTACGTCGCAGACATATTCTCAACTCCAGCAATCTTTGTGAAAGCCGTGACTGATATCGTGGATGGGGAGAAGCCAACAGCGGAAGAGTTTCTGCAGAACCTGATCTCCGTGACAGCAGCACTGGACGTGGCGGTCACCAAAATGATTGATTTCATCAGCGGGAAGCGCATCACTGATCTCTGA
- the LOC101782412 gene encoding bark storage protein B: protein MAMALFSLQVLLFSLLLTGSAMAAALPAMDRVRWQVDRVNRRGPSLGLVMSYVDEATALQASGYFTPWRVQPFLDLYGRRFHIGSIRGVNVIYALTGQRRLNAAVTVQTLIDVFSVSGIVHYGTAGSSNDSMSFGDVSVPKLVAYTGAWTWKKFRSPKESSAELSFGEYNIPNGGDNLLGSLKFRNEELYSVGKPMEEVFWLPVDSAWFKIAEQLKVKLERCNDTFCLPTTPQVVYGLKGSSADMFLDNAEYRKFLFREFGVSTVDEESAAVVMTTTSPGVPVIVFRGVSDLAGGEPTWSSTSLMNLASINALKVAVEFIATVGKQKPIVSVQRSNN, encoded by the exons atggccatggcgctCTTCTCGCTGCAGGTCCTGCTCTTCTCGCTGCTGCTCACGGGCTCGGCCATGGCAGCGGCCTTGCCAGCCATGGACCGGGTGCGCTGGCAGGTGGACAGGGTCAACCGGCGAGGCCCCTCCCTCGGCCTCGTCATGTCCTACGTTGACGAGGCCACCGCGCTGCAGGCCTCCGGCTACTTCACGCCTTGGCGCGTCCAACCCTTCCTTGACCTCTACG GACGACGGTTTCACATCGGCAGCATTCGAGGTGTGAATGTTATATATGCATTGACAGGACAACGCAGG TTGAATGCAGCAGTCACTGTACAGACCCTCATCGATGTCTTCAGCGTGTCTGGCATTGTTCATTATGGCACAGCAGGGAGTTCCAATGATTCCATGTCATTTGGCGATGTCAGTGTCCCCAAGCTTGTTGCTTACACAGGCGCCTGGACATGGAAG AAGTTCAGATCACCGAAAGAGTCGTCAGCAGAACTAAGCTTTGGAGAATATAACATCCCAAATGGAGGAGACAACTTGCTAGGATCCCTGAAATTCAGAAATGAGGAGCTATACTCCGTGGGTAAGCCTATGGAAGAAGTTTTTTGGTTACCTGTAGATTCAGCATGGTTCAAAATTGCAGAACAACTCAAG GTCAAACTTGAAAGATGCAATGATACTTTCTGCTTACCAACAACTCCACAAGTTGTCTATGGGCTTAAAGGATCATCAGCCGACATGTTTCTTGATAATGCAGAGTACAGGAAGTTCCTTTTCAGAGAATTTGGGGTGTCAACAGTAGATGAGGAGAGTGCAGCAGTGGTGATG ACAACAACATCTCCTGGTGTACCTGTGATTGTATTCCGGGGAGTATCTGATTTAGCTGGAGGGGAACCAACATGGTCGTCGACAAGTCTGATGAATCTGGCATCTATTAATGCATTAAAAGTGGCAGTGGAGTTCATCGCTACAGTTGGCAAGCAGAAGCCAATAGTATCAGTACAAAGGAGTAATAACTGA
- the LOC101776357 gene encoding pentatricopeptide repeat-containing protein At1g11290, chloroplastic, with amino-acid sequence MLLCCRATASPPPSPPTPSHAADPHARLRAAAARSDLPGALTAFASMPSSPSAPAAARPVLRTFTALLKLCAARADLATGRAVHAQLAARGLASESLAATALANMYAKCRRPADARRVFDRMPARDRVAWNALVAGYARNGLHEAAMEMVVRMQEEDGERPDSVTLVSVLPACANARALGACRQVHAFALRVGLDELVNVSTAILDAYCKCGAIEAARAVFDWMPVKNSVSWNAMIDGYAQNGNATEALALFKRMVKEGVDVTDATILAALQACGELGYLDEARHVHELLVRIGLESNVSVMNALITTYSKCKRTDLAAELFNDLGNKKTRISWNAMILGFSQNGCSEDAVRLFSRMQLENVKPDSFTLVSVIPAVAEISDPMQARWIHGYSIRHHLDQDVYVLTALIDMYSKCGRVTIARGLFDSARVRHVITWNAMIHGYGSHGFGKVAVELFEEMKGTGILPNETTFLSVLAACSHAGLVDEGRRYFASMKEDYGLEPGMEHYGTMVDLLGRAGKLDEAWLFIKDMPIQPGISVYGAMLGACKLHKNVELAEESAQRIFELGPEEGVYHVLLANIYANASKWKDVARVRTTMEKKGLQKTPGWSIIQLKNEVHTFYSGSTNHQQAKEIYARLAKLIEEIKDVGYVPDTDSIHDVEDDVKAQLLNTHSEKLAIAYGLIRTAPGTTIQIKKNLRVCNDCHNATKLISLVTGREIIMRDIQRFHHFKDGKCSCGDYW; translated from the coding sequence ATGCTGCTGTGCTgtcgcgccaccgcctcccccccGCCGTCTCCTCCCACCCCCTCGCATGCCGCCGACCCGCACGCGCGcctgagggcggcggcggcgcgctccgacCTGCCGGGCGCGCTCACCGCCTTCGCCTCCAtgccctcctccccctccgcccccgcggccgcgcgccccgTCCTCCGCACCTTCACCGCGCTGCTCAAGCTCTGCGCGGCGCGGGCCGACCTCGCCACGGGCCGCGCCGTCCACGCGCAGCTCGCCGCGCGGGGGCTCGCCTCCGAgtccctcgccgccaccgcgctcgCCAACATGTACGCCAAgtgccgccgccccgccgaCGCGCGCAGGGTGTTCGACCGGATGCCCGCCAGGGACCGTGTCGCCTGGAACGCGCTCGTCGCAGGGTACGCGCGGAACGGGCTCCACGAGGCCGCTATGGAGATGGTCGTCCGGATgcaggaggaggacggggagcgGCCCGACTCCGTCACGCTCGTGTCCGTGCTGCCGGCCTGCGCCAATGCCCGGGCGCTTGGTGCGTGCAGACAGGTCCATGCATTCGCGCTCCGCGTGGGGCTTGATGAGCTCGTGAATGTCTCCACGGCGATTCTTGACGCATACTGCAAGTGCGGTGCGATCGAGGCAGCCAGGGCGGTCTTTGATTGGATGCCGGTCAAGAACTCCGTGTCTTGGAACGCCATGATCGATGGGTACGCTCAGAACGGGAATGCCACGGAGGCGCTGGCTCTGTTCAAGAGGATGGTTAAGGAGGGTGTGGACGTGACGGATGCGACCATACTGGCAGCACTACAAGCGTGTGGGGAGCTTGGATATCTTGATGAGGCGAGGCATGTCCATGAGCTACTTGTGAGGATTGGTCTCGAGTCCAATGTGTCGGTGATGAACGCGCTAATCACCACGTACTCCAAGTGCAAGAGGACTGACCTTGCTGCTGAGTTGTTTAATGACCTGGGCAACAAAAAGACACGGATCTCGTGGAATGCCATGATCCTCGGCTTCTCGCAGAATGGATGCTCTGAGGACGCAGTGAGGCTTTTCTCTAGGATGCAGTTGGAAAATGTGAAACCTGATTCTTTCACCCTTGTCAGTGTGATTCCTGCGGTTGCGGAGATTTCAGATCCGATGCAGGCAAGATGGATCCATGGATATTCTATCAGGCACCACCTAGACCAGGACGTCTATGTCCTCACAGCCCTTATTGACATGTACTCAAAATGTGGGCGTGTCACTATAGCTAGAGGCCTCTTCGATTCTGCAAGGGTGAGGCATGTTATCACCTGGAACGCGATGATACATGGGTATGGTTCACATGGTTTTGGCAAGGTCGCAGTCGAGCTGTTTGAAGAGATGAAAGGCACTGGCATTTTGCCCAACGAGACAACATTCCTCTCAGTCCTTGCAGCATGCAGTCATGCTGGGTTGGTTGACGAAGGGCGGAGATATTTTGCTAGCATGAAGGAGGACTATGGGCTTGAACCTGGGATGGAGCACTATGGCACCATGGTGGATCTTCTTGGGCGAGCTGGGAAGTTAGATGAAGCATGGTTGTTTATCAAAGACATGCCTATACAACCTGGCATTAGTGTTTACGGTGCAATGTTAGGTGCTTGCAAGTTGCACAAGAATGTGGAATTGGCAGAAGAATCAGCACAAAGGATCTTTGAGCTGGGGCCAGAGGAGGGGGTGTATCATGTCCTCTTGGCAAACATTTATGCAAATGCTTCAAAGTGGAAGGATGTTGCAAGGGTGAGGACTACTATGGAGAAGAAAGGCCtccagaagactcctggatggaGTATTATTCAACTGAAAAATGAGGTCCATACCTTCTACTCTGGAAGCACAAATCACCAGCAAGCAAAGGAAATATATGCAAGGCTGGCTAAGCTCATAGAAGAGATCAAAGATGTGGGCTATGTGCCAGACACTGACTCAATTCATGATGTGGAAGATGATGTCAAGGCACAGCTGCTTAACACTCACAGTGAGAAGCTCGCAATTGCGTATGGGCTCATTCGCACAGCTCCTGGCACGACAATTCAGATAAAGAAGAACCTTCGAGTTTGTAATGACTGTCATAATGCGACCAAGTTAATATCTCTAGTGACAGGACGTGAAATAATCATGAGAGATATTCAGCGGTTTCACCACTTCAAGGATGGTAAATGTTCATGTGGAGACTATTGGTAG
- the LOC101782814 gene encoding thioredoxin H-type 2 yields MNGRTVESSNGEATSEEAGQKRMGLPCCSRTSSPPKPKIADRGISIRRSTASQEQGEVQQGKMPTAIHSNEWLKDVLRQAKQPNSKLVVLEFTAPWSEPCKFMRPAMEEIAARFKEHADFYTLDVEQFKTFARNTRVEALPTFLLVRDTILERVVGVSKDDLQRSIEKHTTNTAVHVDRTSGST; encoded by the exons ATGAATGGACGCACGGTAGAGAGCTCAAACGGAGAAGCTACTAGCGAAGAAGCAGGGCAAAAGCGCATGG GACTTCCCTGCTGTTCCCGGACATCATCTCCTCCCAAGCCCAAAATCGCGGACAGGGGCATTTCGATCCGGCGGAGCACTGCTAGTCAGGAACAAGGTGAGGTACAGCAGGGGAAGATGCCGACGGCCATCCATAGCAACGAATGGCTGAAAGACGTTCTGAGGCAGGCGAAGCAGCCAAACTCCAAACTG GTGGTGCTGGAGTTCACGGCGCCGTGGTCGGAGCCGTGCAAGTTCATGAGGCCGGCGATGGAGGAGATCGCCGCCCGCTTCAAGGAGCACGCCGACTTCTACACCCTCGACGTCGAGCAGTTCAAG ACGTTTGCGCGGAACACCCGGGTGGAGGCGCTGCCGACGTTCCTGCTGGTGAGGGACACCATCTTGGAGCGCGTCGTCGGCGTCAGCAAGGACGACCTGCAGCGGAGCATCGAGAAACACACAACAAACACTGCCGTTCATGTGGACCGGACTTCCGGATCAACATAA
- the LOC101783218 gene encoding uncharacterized protein LOC101783218, which yields MAAGIWSAVHWWDEWQLRILVLGSLGVQWFLLFAAPMRKYTVPRWFRTFIWLAYIGSDALAIYALATLFNRHARGSSSNGGSRTLEVLWAPVLLIHLGGQEEITAYNIEDNELWTRHTVTVVSQVAVAVYAFCRSWRRSGDRRLLASAVLLFVIGVLSFSEKPWAQRRACINRLAAVSSRVHGRGRRRINKVNRCQSMLNELEEFIKRCWRRIPMTRGEQDQVLSEGDKVHMMLSDMSLLAASSGLIKYQQQMTKRRRLGGERAADPPGDDDQVLRPLSPSAEMGLKPWLRRAFGLIYTRVNVATTPTYLAYHMLLVPSLHVAAITLFATSDKRRYPGTDVRITYTVLAVTAALDVLAETIRQLLYKLMSAAGVPALCETLPQYNVLGSARRRTTPVTGWLVRCAARLGLEECFVICRRDESLYGRVAGFVIADLVRARRAKGLDLSSYRAFTAANWALSVDLQQRCGHMIRRCLRESFDESVLLWHVATDLCFRRSPPPEAGSDAGKREECTRAVSDYMAHLLNSQPEMLMTGSRRHLLAEAVEDVETILKASSKNLDEATLLEIIQKKGKSEPPAYPLIHDACKLSDELMELQEDGTGWEVMYRVWLGMLCYSASMCRGYLHARSLGEGGEFLSFVWLVLSLTGAKTLADKLQMPEPDDQESAAGEEMTAKPLIGELESLVD from the coding sequence ATGGCGGCCGGTATCTGGAGCGCCGTGCATTGGTGGGACGAGTGGCAGCTGCGCATCCTCGTCCTCGGCAGCCTGGGCGTGCAGTGGTTCCTCCTCTTCGCCGCCCCGATGCGCAAGTACACCGTCCCACGCTGGTTCAGGACCTTCATCTGGCTGGCCTACATCGGCAGCGACGCCCTGGCGATCTACGCCCTCGCCACCCTCTTCAACCGCCACGCCAGGGGgagcagcagcaatggcggGTCGAGGACCCTGGAGGTGCTGTGGGCCCCCGTCCTGCTCATCCACCTGGGAGGGCAGGAGGAGATCACCGCCTACAACATCGAGGACAACGAGCTGTGGACGCGCCACACCGTGACGGTGGTGTCgcaggtcgccgtcgccgtctacGCCTTCTGCAGGTcgtggcggcgctccggcgaccGGAGGCTGCTGGCGTCGGCGGTCCTGCTCTTCGTCATCGGGGTCCTCAGCTTCAGCGAGAAGCCCTGGGCGCAGAGGAGGGCCTGCATCAACAGGCTCGCCGCCGTGTCGTCCAGGGTGCacgggagaggaagaagaagaattaatAAGGTTAACAGATGCCAATCGATGTTGAACGAGCTGGAAGAGTTTATCAAACGGTGCTGGAGAAGAATACCGATGACACGTGGCGAGCAAGATCAGGTCCTGTCGGAGGGAGACAAGGTCCACATGATGCTCTCCGACATGTCTCTGCTAGCTGCCTCCTCCGGCCTCATCAAATACCAGCAGCAGATGAcaaagcggcggcggctgggcggCGAGCGAGCTGCTGATCCGCCGGGAGATGATGACCAAGTGCTGAGGCCACTGAGCCCGAGCGCAGAGATGGGGCTCAAGCCCTGGCTGCGCCGCGCGTTCGGGCTCATCTACACCAGGGTCAACGTGGCGACCACCCCCACGTACCTGGCCTACCACATGCTCCTCGTCCCGTCCCTGCACGTCGCCGCCATCACGCTCTTCGCCACGAGCGACAAGCGCCGGTACCCCGGCACCGACGTCCGGATCACCTACACCGTcctcgccgtcaccgccgcgctCGACGTCCTCGCCGAGACCATCCGCCAGCTGCTCTACAAGCTCATGTCGGCGGCCGGCGTGCCGGCGCTGTGCGAGACGCTCCCGCAGTACAACGTCCTCGGCTCGGCTCGCCGGAGGACGACGCCCGTCACCGGCTGGCTGGTCAGGTGCGCGGCGCGCCTGGGCTTGGAGGAGTGCTTCGTCATCTGCAGGCGCGACGAGAGCCTCTACGGCAGGGTCGCCGGGTTCGTCATAGCGGACCTCGTCCGCGCTAGAAGAGCCAAGGGCCTCGACCTCAGCAGCTACCGGGCCTTTACCGCCGCCAACTGGGCTCTGAGCGTGGACCTGCAGCAGCGGTGCGGGCACATGATCCGGCGATGCCTGCGCGAGTCGTTCGACGAGAGCGTCCTCCTCTGGCACGTCGCCACCGACCTGTGCTTCCGCCGCAGCCCTCCGCCGGAGGCGGGCAGCGACGCCGGGAAGCGCGAGGAGTGCACGCGCGCGGTGTCCGACTACATGGCGCACCTCCTCAACTCCCAGCCGGAGATGCTCATGACCGGCAGCCGGCGCCACCTGCTCGCCGAAGCCGTCGAAGACGTCGAGACCATCCTCAAGGCTTCTTCCAAGAACCTCGACGAGGCAACCCTGCTGGAGATCATCCAGAAGAAAGGCAAGTCGGAGCCTCCGGCGTATCCTCTCATCCACGACGCCTGCAAGCTTTCTGACGAGCTGATGGAGCTGCAGGAGGACGGCACGGGATGGGAAGTGATGTACCGGGTCTGGCTGGGCATGCTCTGCTACTCCGCCAGCATGTGCAGGGGGTACCTGCACGCCAGGAGCCTGGGCGAAGGCGGCGAGTTCCTCTCCTTCGTCTGGCTCGTGCTCTCGCTTACAGGTGCCAAGACATTGGCGGACAAGCTCCAGATGCCGGAGCCTGACGACCAGGAATCTGCAGCTGGGGAGGAGATGACCGCGAAACCGTTGATCGGTGAGCTGGAATCGCTGGTCGACTAG